The uncultured Bacteroides sp. DNA segment AAACAAAAAACGGTTGAATACGGCAAAGTTAATGTCCGTAGCATTCAGAATCAGCTCTATAGAGATCAAAATAGCAAGTGTATTGCGACGGGTAAAGAATCCATAGATTCCTGCAAAGAACATGATAGCCGATACTATCAGGTAATATTCCATGTGTATTGTCATAATCTTATCGTTTACGTGCAATTAATAATCCACCTACGATACATGCCAGTAAGAGAATACTGACTGCTTCAAAGGGTAGTACATATCCGTATTTATCACTACCCAAAAGTGCGTGACCGATGGTCTTTATGTTTGTCTCTATCGGCTCCGGATCTGTGATAGTAGTAAACTTATGGGTAAGCGTAATGAATAGGACTATAGCTGCACCGCCAATCGTTGCACCTAAGCCGGCAATCAACTTACTGCGTTTCAACTTTTCGGCGCGGTCTCCATCTCCACTGGTGAGCAGAATGGAGAATACGTAGAGAACGACAATACCTCCGGCATAAACCATAATTTGCACAGATCCTAAAAAGGTGTATCCAAGCAAAAAATAAATACCTGCGGTTCCAAATAGCACAAAGAGCAAATAGGTCGCCGAACGCACGATGTGACGGGTACATACCGTCATCACCGAGAATACGGAGATAAATATTGCCAGTGCGTAGAATATAATTGTTTCAAAAGTGAGTTCCATATTTTATTTCTTTTCTATTACTTTACTACCTTCGTGGTTCAATCTATGTATTAACTTATCACGATTGAACACGGCGTGCTCAAATGTTTGGTCGAAGGTGATGGCATCGTGTGGACAGGCATTGACACAAAGTTCGCAGAAGATGCAAGAACCTAAGTCGTACTTATAGGTTTTAAGTATCTTCTTCTTTTTCCCCTCCTCAGTTTCAATCGTTTCACTAATGATCTCAATCGTGTCATTGGGGCAAACATTTTGGCAGATTCCACAAGATACGCACCGATGCTCGTTGTTCTCATTGTGCGGCATGATGAGTTCACCACGGAAACGGTCGAACATCTTTAGTTCTGCACGATTTTCTGGATACTGCTCAGTAACCTTTGCACGAAAGAACACTGTAATGGTAGTTTTCATTCCCGTTAATAGGGTACCTATACCGTTTAGAAGACCGCCAAAATAACTATTTTCGTTTTTCATTCTTCTTTTCTCCATTTAAAAGTGCAGCCCGAAGACTACTATTAATACCATGATTACAAGGTTCACCATGCTAATAGGCACTAAGTACTTCCATTCGAGTTTTAGTATCTGGTCGATACGCAAACGAGGGAACGTCCACTTGATCCACATAAGCAAGAACACCACGAAGAATGCTTTTCCAAAGAACCAGATAAAGCCAGGAATATAGTCCATTACGGTATTGAAGCCATCTAATCCTACTACGTGAAAGGGCATCCAACCTCCAAGGAAGATGGTTGCTGCTACAGATGCTACGATGAACATATTCAGGTATTCTGCCAAATAGAAGAAGCCGAAGTGCATACCACTATACTCTGTATGGTATCCGGCTGTTAGTTCACTCTCTGCTTCCGGAAGGTCGAATGGGCCACGGTTTGTTTCCGCATTTCCGGCAATGAGGTAGATAATGAAAGCAATCAGCGCAGGAATGTGACCTTTGAAGATGAACCAGCCATCAGCTTGTCCTTCTACGATCTCAGAGAATTGCATGGTGCCCATTAATACAACCATCGTCAGGATGGATAATCCCACAGACAGTTCATAACTAATGATTTGTGCTCCGCTTCGCATGGCTCCGATAAGGGAAAACTTATTGTTACTTCCCCAACCGGCAAGCAAAATACCTACCACGCCAATGGATGATGCCGCAAGCAGAAAGAACACGCCTACATTAAAATCTAAAACTCCCATTCCTTTATTAATAGGAATGCACGAGAAAGCTAAAACAGAAGCGATGATAACCATGTATGGGGCCAACTCATACAGAAACCTATCAGAATGCTTCAAAGAGATAATTTCTTTGATTAACATTTTGATAACATCGGCAAAAACCTGCATGCTTCCCCATTTTCCTACACGATTGGGGCCAAGGCGACATTGGAAGAATGCACATACCTTGCGCTCCATATAAATAAGTACAATAGCAAGTATGGCATACATGAGAATGATGCATACACCTATTACTACACACTCTATGAATACAGCTAATCCTTCCGGCATAAGGGAAGTAAGCATTTGGTGTATCCAGTTAGTTACTATACTAAAATCGAACATATGATTGATTTATAATTTGCAATTTATCATATAGAATCTTACCTGTCAATATCAGGCACTACATAGTCTAATGTTCCTCCAATAGCTATCAGGTCGGCTATCTTGGTTCCACGGCTGATGGTGTCAACTACAGAAACAAGTGGCAACCCTGTGCTACGGAAGTGAACTCGATATGGATTTTTTTCTCCGTGGCTTTCTATGAACACTCCAAACTCTCCACGACTGCCTTCTACGGCAGCATAGTAGGAACCTTCGGGAACCCTGATGATTGGTTTCATCTTTTCTTGATAGCTTCCTTCAGGAATGTTATCTATGAGTTGCTCAATGATGCACAACGATTCCATGATTTCGTCCATACGTACCATGTAGCGGGCAAAACAATCTCCTTCAGTATAGATTATTTCTTTGAAGTCAACCTTATCATATACTCCGTAAGGGATACGCTTGCGTACATCGCACGCCCAGCCCGAAGCACGACCTGTTCCACCGGTAGCTCCAAATGAAATAGCATCTTCACGGCTTAGCACTCCAACCCCTTTCAAGCGTTGATGAGCAATGATGTTACCGGTAAATACTTCGTGGTATTCATGAATGATTCCTCGCATATAAGGAATAAATTCTTTCACCCTACGTATAAAGTTGGAGTGAAGATCCCACTGTACACCTCCGATTGTATTGTAGTTCATCGTGAGACGTCCGCCGCAAGTTTCTTCAAAGATATCAAGTATCTTTTCTCTGTCGCGGAATCCATAAAAGAAAGCGGTTAATGCTCCAAGGTCCATACAGAGGCAAGAATAGAATAACAGGTGAGAGTCAATACGTTGCAGTTCATCCATGATAGTACGGATGTATTGTACGCGTTCCGATACTTCAACGCCCATTGCCTTTTCGATACACATACACAATGCATGACGATTCTGGTGTGCACCTAAGTAGTCCAAACGATCGGTCAATGCTAACGTTTGAGGGTATGTAAGGCTTTCGCACATCTTTTCTATGCCACGATGTATATATCCGCAGTTGGCGTCTAGCTTCTTAATGGTCTCTCCTTCCAGAGATACGCGAAAGCGAAGAACTCCATGGGTAGCCGGATGCTGAGGACCGATATTGATTACGTACTCTCTATCGTCGAAGATAACGTTCTCTTGATCTTCCAAGGTACCATCTGAGTTGAGCTTTAACTCGGTGGTCGAATCAATCGTTTCTTCATTGTTCATACGTAGCGGATTACGCTCATCCATAGGATCATCATCTTTACGCATTGGATAGCCTACCCAATCGTTACGTAGGTATAGGCGGCGCATGTCAGGATGATTAATGAAGCGTATGCCGTAGAAATCGTATACCTCACGTTCGTTTAATTCAGCGGCTTTCCATATATCGGAAACTGTAGGTAGTTCCGGATTTTCCCTATTGTTAGTAGATGTCTTGATAACCATCTTCTCACCAGTGACGGTTGACTCCAAGTGATAGACAACTCCTAAACTTTCTCCCCAGTCCATGCCGGTGAGACTTTCCAGAAAATCCATTTGTTTTTCGGTGCGTAGTTTCAGTACTTCGTCACGAAACCTCTCTAACGGTATTTCTATGATCTCATTCATCTCTTTTCTCTTTTTTGTTTACGCCCCCAAAGAATTTTTCAATCTTTACTTTGCGCTGTAATTGCATCAATCCGTAGTAGAATGCTTCCGGTCTTGGAGGGCATCCGGGAATAAATACATCGACAGGCATAATTTTATCCACTCCGTTTAATACGTGATATGATTTTTTGAAAGGACCTCCGCTCACGGCACATCCACCTACGGCTACTACGTACTTTGGGTCGGCCATCTGATCGTAGAGACGTTTCAATACCGGGGCCATCTTAGTGGTGATGGTTCCGCAAACCATGATCATATCTGCTTGGCGCGGGCTGGCACGGGCAACTTCAAACCCAAAGCGGGCCATGTCATAGCGAGCAGCTCCCAATGACATGAATTCAATTCCACAACAGCTTGTTGCAAATGTCAGCGGCCACAATGAATTACTGCGTCCCCAGTTGATGAGATCGTCCATTGCTCCCACAAAAACACTAGCTCCACCTTCATTGAGCTCTTTAATAATCTTTTCCAAAGACTCATTGTCGCTGAACTCTTCGTAAGGAATTGATTTTATTTTCGGCTTTTTCATTTCCATTCCAATGCTCCTTTCCTCCAGGCATAGGCTAGACCCAGAACTAAAATAACTAAAAAGAAAAGAATACTAACAAGTCCGGCTACTCCTAAATCCCTGACAATGACTGCCCATGGAAATAGAAAGACTGTCTCTACATCGAACATCAAAAATAAGATGGCAAACAAATAGTAACCTACACGGAACTGCATCCATGATTTACCACGTGTAGGAATTCCACATTCGTATGGCTCTTCTTTTTGAGGATTGTAGGAGCGTGGAGATATAGCTTTTGCTATAATCAACGCTGCGGCAACCAAGGTAACTGCCGTTAATAAAACGACGACTAATAATACAAAATTCATAATCCAATATCATTTAGATTAAATACTATTAATGAACGGATCATCACCTTAATAATTATTTAGATGATAACTCCACGGTAACGACAACGTAAAATAAAAGAAATTTAAGTAATGATTTTTCGCATGCCAAAGACATAATAGCTCACAGGGTCCATGAAACTATGAGATAGTGGATGGAATGTAGCGCTAAAGGATGCCAGATGAATAGCATTATATGTGCGAAAGAATCCTATAAGTCGGTGGTAGCTTTTACTGGTAGGAGTGTAGGAGAAATCTATATGGGCAACCTCACATGCCAATTCGGCATAATAATGGCAAAACTCTTGTATAGATAGGTTAAGCTCTTGCTTTTGGGAAATGAAACATCCGGAATCGTTTCGAGGTGTGGTATATAGTATCTCAGATACTTTCATAGCCCCCATCATAGTGGCATGAAGCATCACGGTAAATGCGATTAAAAAACTGTATTTAAGGAATTTTTTCATATTACCCTCTTGCGGGTGCAAATATAGAACTTAATTTCCTCTCTTTTGCAATCTCTATGTGCCAAAAAGGTTTTTTTAGCACACTTTGTATCTTCCATCAATTTTTCTTCCAAAATCCGGGGGTAAAAATCAATAATATGGTGAATATCTCAAGACGGCCGATTAACATCAAAAAAGACAATAGCCATTTGGCGGCATCCGGTAAATGGTTCCAACTATATGCAGGACCGCATGTACCCAAACCTGGTCCGACTCCACCCATGCTTGATACTACCGTACCAAAAGATTCTATATAGCCTACGCCTAATGCCATCATGATGATCCATCCGATGACCAATACGGCGATGTATAATAAGGTGAAGGCAAGAATGGAGTTTTTAACCGATGGAGATATAACCTGCTTGTTCGCACGAATAGGAAGTACGGCATTGGGGTGAATCAAACGTTTGAATTCATTTTTTATGATTCTTACTAATATTAGGATACGTATGTCTTTTAATCCTCCACTGGTTGAACCGGCACATCCACCAATAATCATTGTTATGGCAAGCATTGCCCACAGGAAAGGTTCCCACGTCATATAATCGGCCGTGACATATCCGGTTGTGGAATGTAGAGAGGCTACTTGGAATAACGCTTTTCTGAATGATTCTTCAATTCCCATGGAGGAAGTACGTGTCAGCGTAAATGCGATGATGGCGGTGAAAATGGCAATAGACCAGATATACCATTTCATCTCCTCGTCGCTGAAGAATTTCTTTATTTTACCTTTCACGAAGAAAAAATACAGCGTAAAGTTCAGTCCTGATAAAATCATAAAGAGCGAAATGACATATTCTATATAAGGAGAATTGTAGTAAGCTATATTTGCTTGCTTGGTGGAATATCCTCCGGTAGCGGTGGTCGTAAATGAATGGCAAACGGCATCGAATAGGCTCATCCCACCAAACATGAGTAATATGGTTTCACTGATAGTTAATACCAGGTAAATGATCCATAGCAATTTAGCTGTGACTCCGATACGGGGGTGTATCTTGTCGTGCGTGGGTCCGGTTGCTTCTGCCGCAAAAAGCTGCATACTTCCTACTCCAAAGATAGGAAGGACAGCGATGGTAAAGAGAACAATCCCCAATCCTCCAATCCATTGCGTCATGCTTCGCCAAAACAACAATCCGTGAGGTAATGCTTCTATATTGTCTAATATAGATGCACCTGTGGTGGTAAAACCTGACATTGTCTCAAAGAAAGCATTGGTAATGTTGGGGATGTATCCACTGAGGTAGAAGGGTAGCATGCCGAAGATACTGAATACGACCCACACAATACTGACGATGATATAGCCGTCTCTACGGCTTAATTGTTTTTCAGCATTCTTGCCTAGTAGCATGAGAAACAATCCGGTAACTGCAGTGATGGCAGCTGTAATAAGAAAACTCTCCAAATCATTTTCTTGATAACATAGAGAAACTCCTATGCAAGAGAGTAGCATCGCTGTTTCAATCAAAATCAAGAATCCCATGATTCTATAAATCATCTTTCTGTTTATCATCTCAGATGTTAATTAAAGAACTTCTCTATTTTCTTTATCATCATATTCAGGCAGAATACCACTACATGATCACCGGCACGTATCAGCGTATCTCCCGTAACAACAACTCCTTCTCCATTTCGGATTAATCCGCCAATGGTGGCTCCCTTGGGCAATCCAAGGTCTTTAACCAGGTGCTTAGCTACTTTAGAATCGGACTTAACGGTAAATTCGGCCACTTCGGCATTGGCAAAGGTTAAACTTTTTACATTCGACACATCGGCGTCGAGCATCATTTGGTAGATGTGGCTGGCAGCAATCATCTTTTTGTTGATGACTGTCCCGATGTCCAAACTTTCGGCCATGCTTATGTAATCTATGTTCTCCACTTCGGCTACCGTTTTGCTTACTCCCATTCGTTTGGCTGCCAAGCAAGCCAGAATGTTCGTCTCCGAGTTTTCTGTTAGTGCAACAAAAGCTTCGGTGTTTTTCATACCTTCTTCTGTTAGCAGATCCATATCGCGCCCATCACCATTAATGATCATGACTTTGTCGTCTAGCAACTCTGTTAGCCGATTACAACGGTTAACATCGTGCTCCACTATTTTTACTTGCATATAGTCGGGCACATATTGCGCAGTACGAACAGCAATGCGGCTACCACCCATAATCATAACTTTACGCACGTCAGCATAATCTTCTTTTCCTGCTATTTTCCGAATGTAGGGAATGTATTTTTTTGTAGTGGTGAAGTATACGATATCGTATAGTTTGATTACATCGTTACCTCGGGGAATGATTGTTTCGTTGCCCCGTTTGATAGCTACAATGTGATAGGGTGTATTCGTATCGCCCAGCTCTTGAAGAGGAATGTTGAGAATCTCCGCACTCTCTCTCATCTTGGTGCCCAATAGGATAAGGGCTCCTCCACAAAACTCCCACCATTGACGAATCCAGCTCATCCTCATGGAAGATACGATTTCTTTAGCAGCCAGCATTTCGGGATAAATCAGCGAGTCCACTCCCAGTTTCTTGAAAAACTCTTTGTTTTTAGGCAATAGATATTCATAATTGTCAATTCGGGCTACCGTCTTTTTTGCTCCCAGATTGCTTGCTATCATGCAAGCTGTCATGTTCCTGCTTTCGTCGGGAGTTACGGCAATGAATAGATCTGCATCTTTCACGCCAACCTCTTTGAGGCCGGAAATGGAGGAAGGAGAAGCACAAACGGTCATCAAATCGAAATTGGAGCTTAGTGTGCTCAATTTCTCTTCACTGTCGTCAATCAAAATAATATCCTGTCTCTCGCGGGATAATAGTTTGGCTAAATGCGTGCCCACAGCTCCGGCACCGGCAATAATTATTTTCATCTTTTATTTATGCATTAATGCAATCTGTAATTGATTGGCTTGTGGCTATTGTTATCATATCGTCTTTTCATTTTGTTTCATGGGCGTTCAGATGCATAATTGCCTGATAAATGCCGGTTGCATCTAGGCCGCAGAGTTGATGCAGTTCGGCAATGCTTCCGTGTTCGATGAATTTATCCGGTAGTCCCATGCGTGTTACTTTCGGATAATAGTTGTTATCGGATAGAAACTCGAGTATGGCACTGCCCATGCCACCTTGGATAACTCCATCTTCAATGGTCAGTATTTTTTTGAACTTGCGTCCTATCTCATGCAGCATGTTCGCATCCAACGGTTTCAAAAAGCGTACGTCATAATGGGCAATAGAGATATTCTCTTTGGCTGCTTTTTCAATAGCTTCTGCAGCAGCTTTGCCTATGGGGCCAATGGTTAGTAGTGCCATTTCCTCTCCATCCTTTATCTTGCGGCCGGTGCCTACTTTTATTTCTTCGAATGGACACTGCCAATCAACCAGCGATCCTCTTCCTTTGGGGTAGCGAATGACAAACGGTCCTTTATCGGGTAGCTGAGCTGTGTACATCATTTTTCTCAGTTCATGTTCATCCATGGGTGATGCAATGGTGAGATGGGGGATTGGTCTTAAATAGGCCAAGTCGAATGCACCGTGATGAGTGGGACCATCTTCTCCTACCAATCCTGCGCGGTCAAGACAAAAGACTACATTCAGGTTTTGGATAGCCACATCGTGGATGATATTGTCGTAGGCTCGTTGCATGAATGAAGAGTAGATGTTGCAAAACGGCATCAATCCTTCTTTAGCCATTCCTCCCGAAAAAGTCACCGCATGTCCTTCGGCAATGCCTACGTCAAAGGCTCTATCGGGCATTTTATCCATCAATATATTCATTGAACAGCCTGTAGGCATGGCAGGAGTAACTCCTATAATCTTTTTATTGTTTTCGGCCAATTCTACCAGAGTATTGCCAAATACATCTTGAAAGAGAGGGGGAAGGTCATCTGTGTTTACGGTAATTCGTATGCCGGTTTCCGGATTGAATTTTCCGGGAGCATGCCATAGTGTGGCTTGTTTCTCAGCGGGTTCAAATCCTTTTCCTTTGATCGTGTGCAGGTGAAGTATCTTAGGTCCCTGCATGTTTTTTATATCTCGCAATATGCGTGAGATGTTTTTTACGTCGTGACCGTCAATTGGACCAAAGTAACGGATGTTCATCCCTTCAAAGATATTTTGTTGTTGGGCTAACATCGACTTCACGCTATTGGCAAAGCGTATGAGACTTTTGCGTCTACTCTCGTTTAAAACTCCCATCTTAAATAGTATCTTGGATGCTTCGAATCGGAGGCGATTATAGCGATTTGAAGTCGTCAAGTTGACTAGATATTGTTTCATCCCTCCCACGCTGCGGTCGATGGACATATCATTGTCGTTGAGAATAATCAACAGATTATTCGGAGTTCCAGACGCATTGTTTAAGCCTTCGAAGGCCAGTCCGCCACTCATGGATCCATCACCTATCACAGCTACCACGTGTCGATTTTTTTCTCCTTTTTTGTTGGCTGCTACTGCCATTCCTAATGCAGCTGAGATAGAATTTGAAGCATGTCCGCAGGTAAAGGTGTCATATTCGCTTTCTTCAGGAGAGGGGAAAGGACGTATGCCATTCATTTTTCTGTTGGTAAAGAAGGATTTACGCCTTCCTGTCAGTATTTTGTGAACATAAGCTTGGTGCCCAACATCCCACACAATGCGGTCGTAGGGTGTATTATAAACATAATGTAATGCTACGGTAAGTTCTACCACACCCAAGTTGGCCGCAAAATGACCGGGGTTGCAGGATAATTCTTCTATGATGTCTTGCCTCAACTCTTTACACACTTCGGGAAGCTGATCAATGCTTAGTTTTCGCAAGTCTTCCGGATATGAAATATTGTTTAGCAGGGTATATATGAATTCGTTTTTCATTGTTCGGACAAATTTATTGCAAAATTAGTATAAATAAGCTGAAGTGTTTGTTTTTCAATCGGAATTTTGTGAAAACTTGAATATCTTAATGAATTTCTTATTGCTTCTTAATCCTATTAATGTTATATTTTATTTAATAAAGAAAGAATTGTTGTCTTTTTCATTTTGTATCTTATTCTTAATTATATAAAGTGGGGATTTACATAAGATAAAAAAAGAGTGCTTCTATCTTTGCTTTGTAGATATTGATGTTTTACATTTGAAAGAGAGTCTATTAATAAATGCTCAAACGATTTATTATAAATCCAAAAACAATTTATAATAAATCACCCCTAAATTTATTAGAAGGCGATGTCTGCTTTTAGTGCTTATATTAAGAAATATATGTACTAAAAAAGGCAATAGCTCTTATTATTAGTTATTGCCTTCTCCTTATTTTTTTATTCTGTTAAACCTTGATTTCTCAGTGTTTTGTTTCTAATTATTCTGATGTATTAAAGTTTTTATCACATGGATGCATGTAATTATATGTTAATATGTAAAATTGTCTCATTCTATATCTTTTTAAAAGCTTTATGGTCGGTACTATACTCACTGTGCAAAGATACAACATTCGGATGCTGTTTGTCAAGTCATTAAGTCTTTTTTTAGATTATCAATTTAGTAATGTCTGCCGTCTCTCTTTCTTTTCGGGATTATTTCTGTATGTTTGTGCTTACTTAAACTGATAAAGCAATGGATTTTAGGACAGTCATAGAGTTTCCGAAACAGAATTTTTATATTGATCATTCTCACAAAGGTTTGCTAATGGGCTCTTGCTTTGCCGAGAACATTGGGACTTTCATGGTACAAAACAAATTTGCTTGTCAGGTCAATCCTTATGGCATACTTTATAATCCCTTGTCTGTTTCCGGAGCTTTGCGCGAGATGATTGCCGGTAAACAATATACTTCCCAAGATTTACTTTTCTATCGTGAATGTTTTCATAGCTATATGCACCACGGCTCGTTTTCTGATTCGACTCAGGATCAGTGCTTAAAGCGGATAAATAATCGTTTGGATGAAGCTCATGAGGCAATTACTCAGTTGGACTACTTGATCATTACTTTCGGCACAGCTTGGGTTTATACGCTAAAGGAAACAGGACAGGTTGTTTCCAATTGCCATAAGCTTCCAGCGAATTATTTTTTGCGTTCCATGCTTACGGTAGCGGATATTGTTGACGATTACACTTCTCTCATTCGCATTCTTCTTCAGCAACAACCTTGTTTAAAAATCATTTTAACCGTTAGCCCCATCCGTCATCTTAAAGATGGGTTACATGCTAATCAGATAAGTAAAGCGACCCTGCTTTTGGCCATTGATCGTTTGCAAGAAGCTTTTCCTGAATCCATTTATTACTTTCCCGCATATGAAATCGTGATGGATGATCTCCGTGATTATCGATTCTATGCAGATGATATGCTTCATCCTTCATCAAAGGCTATTCAATATATTTGGGAGAATTTTGGTACTCTTTATTTTTCAAGAGAAACCAAGCAAATAATGAAGGAATGCGATGATATTCATAAAGCATTGACACATAAACCATTCCGAAAAGAGTCCGAAGAATATAAACGATTTTTAGGACAAATAGTGTTAAAGATAAATCAACTTAAGGAAAAATACCCGTACTTAGATGTACAAAAAGAAATAGAACAATGTCGTATACAATTAAATCAATAGCAAAGCAAATAGGTGCTAAGCGTTTAGGTAATTTAGATACTAAGATTGATTGGTTACTTACTGATAGCCGGTCGTTGTGTTTTCCCGAGGAGACTCTCTTTTTTGCTTTGCCTACGAAAAGAAATGATGGATCGAAGTACATTCCTGATCTGTATGCCCGTGGCGTTCGGAATTTTGTTGTAAGTGCCGAACTTAATGATAATAAGATTTATGATAACTGTAATTTTCTGCTGGTTCCCAATCCGCTTAAAGCATTGCAGAAGTTGGCCGAGCACCATCGGGAACAGTTTCAGATTCCTGTAATTGGTATCACCGGTAGTAATGGCAAAACGATAGTAAAAGAATGGTTGCATCAGTTGCTCAGCCCTGAACGTAACATTGTTCGTTCACCCAGAAGCTATAACTCTCAGATTGGAGTGCCTATATCTGTGTGGCAGATGAATGAAGCCTCCGAACTTGGTATCTTTGAGGCCGGTATTTCTGAGGCAGGAGAGATGCGCTCTTTGCAGAGCATCATTAAGCCTACCATTGGAGTGCTCACTAATATTGGTGGCGCTCATCAAGAGAACTTCTTTTCACTTCAGGAAAAGTGCATGGAGAAACTGCTTCTTTTTAAAGATAGTGAAGTCATTATCTATAATGGTGACAATGAGTTGATCAGTAATTGCGTTGCCAAATCAATGTTTACTGCTCGTGAAATAGCATGGTCGTGCAAAGACATGGAGAGACCTCTATATATTAGTGGTATAAAGAAAGAAAGTG contains these protein-coding regions:
- the nuoK gene encoding NADH-quinone oxidoreductase subunit NuoK — encoded protein: MTIHMEYYLIVSAIMFFAGIYGFFTRRNTLAILISIELILNATDINFAVFNRFLFPTGLEGHFFALFSIAISAAETAVAIAIMINIYRNIRNIQVKNLNEMKW
- a CDS encoding NADH-quinone oxidoreductase subunit B codes for the protein MEMKKPKIKSIPYEEFSDNESLEKIIKELNEGGASVFVGAMDDLINWGRSNSLWPLTFATSCCGIEFMSLGAARYDMARFGFEVARASPRQADMIMVCGTITTKMAPVLKRLYDQMADPKYVVAVGGCAVSGGPFKKSYHVLNGVDKIMPVDVFIPGCPPRPEAFYYGLMQLQRKVKIEKFFGGVNKKEKRDE
- a CDS encoding TrkH family potassium uptake protein, which encodes MINRKMIYRIMGFLILIETAMLLSCIGVSLCYQENDLESFLITAAITAVTGLFLMLLGKNAEKQLSRRDGYIIVSIVWVVFSIFGMLPFYLSGYIPNITNAFFETMSGFTTTGASILDNIEALPHGLLFWRSMTQWIGGLGIVLFTIAVLPIFGVGSMQLFAAEATGPTHDKIHPRIGVTAKLLWIIYLVLTISETILLMFGGMSLFDAVCHSFTTTATGGYSTKQANIAYYNSPYIEYVISLFMILSGLNFTLYFFFVKGKIKKFFSDEEMKWYIWSIAIFTAIIAFTLTRTSSMGIEESFRKALFQVASLHSTTGYVTADYMTWEPFLWAMLAITMIIGGCAGSTSGGLKDIRILILVRIIKNEFKRLIHPNAVLPIRANKQVISPSVKNSILAFTLLYIAVLVIGWIIMMALGVGYIESFGTVVSSMGGVGPGLGTCGPAYSWNHLPDAAKWLLSFLMLIGRLEIFTILLIFTPGFWKKN
- the trkA gene encoding Trk system potassium transporter TrkA → MKIIIAGAGAVGTHLAKLLSRERQDIILIDDSEEKLSTLSSNFDLMTVCASPSSISGLKEVGVKDADLFIAVTPDESRNMTACMIASNLGAKKTVARIDNYEYLLPKNKEFFKKLGVDSLIYPEMLAAKEIVSSMRMSWIRQWWEFCGGALILLGTKMRESAEILNIPLQELGDTNTPYHIVAIKRGNETIIPRGNDVIKLYDIVYFTTTKKYIPYIRKIAGKEDYADVRKVMIMGGSRIAVRTAQYVPDYMQVKIVEHDVNRCNRLTELLDDKVMIINGDGRDMDLLTEEGMKNTEAFVALTENSETNILACLAAKRMGVSKTVAEVENIDYISMAESLDIGTVINKKMIAASHIYQMMLDADVSNVKSLTFANAEVAEFTVKSDSKVAKHLVKDLGLPKGATIGGLIRNGEGVVVTGDTLIRAGDHVVVFCLNMMIKKIEKFFN
- the nuoH gene encoding NADH-quinone oxidoreductase subunit NuoH, which gives rise to MFDFSIVTNWIHQMLTSLMPEGLAVFIECVVIGVCIILMYAILAIVLIYMERKVCAFFQCRLGPNRVGKWGSMQVFADVIKMLIKEIISLKHSDRFLYELAPYMVIIASVLAFSCIPINKGMGVLDFNVGVFFLLAASSIGVVGILLAGWGSNNKFSLIGAMRSGAQIISYELSVGLSILTMVVLMGTMQFSEIVEGQADGWFIFKGHIPALIAFIIYLIAGNAETNRGPFDLPEAESELTAGYHTEYSGMHFGFFYLAEYLNMFIVASVAATIFLGGWMPFHVVGLDGFNTVMDYIPGFIWFFGKAFFVVFLLMWIKWTFPRLRIDQILKLEWKYLVPISMVNLVIMVLIVVFGLHF
- a CDS encoding NADH-quinone oxidoreductase subunit A, whose protein sequence is MNFVLLVVVLLTAVTLVAAALIIAKAISPRSYNPQKEEPYECGIPTRGKSWMQFRVGYYLFAILFLMFDVETVFLFPWAVIVRDLGVAGLVSILFFLVILVLGLAYAWRKGALEWK
- a CDS encoding 4Fe-4S binding protein produces the protein MKNENSYFGGLLNGIGTLLTGMKTTITVFFRAKVTEQYPENRAELKMFDRFRGELIMPHNENNEHRCVSCGICQNVCPNDTIEIISETIETEEGKKKKILKTYKYDLGSCIFCELCVNACPHDAITFDQTFEHAVFNRDKLIHRLNHEGSKVIEKK
- a CDS encoding NADH-quinone oxidoreductase subunit D, coding for MNEIIEIPLERFRDEVLKLRTEKQMDFLESLTGMDWGESLGVVYHLESTVTGEKMVIKTSTNNRENPELPTVSDIWKAAELNEREVYDFYGIRFINHPDMRRLYLRNDWVGYPMRKDDDPMDERNPLRMNNEETIDSTTELKLNSDGTLEDQENVIFDDREYVINIGPQHPATHGVLRFRVSLEGETIKKLDANCGYIHRGIEKMCESLTYPQTLALTDRLDYLGAHQNRHALCMCIEKAMGVEVSERVQYIRTIMDELQRIDSHLLFYSCLCMDLGALTAFFYGFRDREKILDIFEETCGGRLTMNYNTIGGVQWDLHSNFIRRVKEFIPYMRGIIHEYHEVFTGNIIAHQRLKGVGVLSREDAISFGATGGTGRASGWACDVRKRIPYGVYDKVDFKEIIYTEGDCFARYMVRMDEIMESLCIIEQLIDNIPEGSYQEKMKPIIRVPEGSYYAAVEGSRGEFGVFIESHGEKNPYRVHFRSTGLPLVSVVDTISRGTKIADLIAIGGTLDYVVPDIDR
- a CDS encoding NADH-quinone oxidoreductase subunit J; this encodes MELTFETIIFYALAIFISVFSVMTVCTRHIVRSATYLLFVLFGTAGIYFLLGYTFLGSVQIMVYAGGIVVLYVFSILLTSGDGDRAEKLKRSKLIAGLGATIGGAAIVLFITLTHKFTTITDPEPIETNIKTIGHALLGSDKYGYVLPFEAVSILLLACIVGGLLIARKR